A part of Caloenas nicobarica isolate bCalNic1 chromosome 10, bCalNic1.hap1, whole genome shotgun sequence genomic DNA contains:
- the ISLR gene encoding immunoglobulin superfamily containing leucine-rich repeat protein, producing MRPLLCCLGLAMLLGPCLACPSACSCSTKKNGRLLAECAYKDLQEVPEGLSSNVTILTLSANRIGWLGQGSFAEVPEVQSLWLGYNQIGVVEPGAFALLVHLKNLDLSHNKIADFPWQDLQNLSGLQILKMNNNRLAGLPRDAFRSLKDLRSLWLNDNELTTLAEGTFDNLPSLSQLQIFNNPFNCSCKVFWLKKWTENTSVSITKGGSTLCVAPGRLKGRAVTDIPDHHCVAPSVQLTYLSNLDNTVAYDGLTLTLHCSVAGSPPPEIRWKIQTSSRRVEINGPNVARDGNVKQSQERFWVFKNGTMAIPNFSKEDEGTYTCLAVNDVGMRDVSVNVALAGSENPAEDLLRDDPLASHLGGQSCYKGDEMDPSGAGEKLVIVYHMPRESKGRAGGTVPQVPLGTLLLALGIALCR from the coding sequence ATGaggcccctgctctgctgcctggggctggcGATGCTCCTGGGACCCTGCCTGGCCTGTCCCAgcgcctgctcctgctccaccaagaAGAACGGGCGGCTCTTGGCCGAGTGCGCCTACAAGGACCTGCAGGAGGTACCTGAGGGGTTGTCCTCCAACGTGACCATCCTCACCTTGTCAGCCAACAGGATCGGATGGTTGGGGCAGGGTTCCTTTGCAGAGGTTCCCGAAGTGCAGTCGCTGTGGTTGGGCTACAACCAGATCGGGGTGGTGGAGCCGGGGGCTTTCGCCTTGTTGGTGCACCTGAAGAATCTTGACCTGAGCCACAACAAGATTGCAGATTTCCCCTGGCAGGACCTCCAGAACCTCAGCGGGCTGCAGATCCTGAAGATGAACAACAACCGCTTGGCCGGGCTGCCCCGGGACGCTTTCCGCTCCTTGAAGGACCTGCGCTCCCTCTGGCTCAACGACAACGAGTTGACCACCTTGGCCGAGGGCACCTTTGACAATCTTCCCTCCCTGTCCCAGCTACAGATCTTCAACAACCCCTTCAACTGCTCCTGCAAGGTCTTCTGGTTGAAGAAGTGGACCGAGAACACCTCCGTCTCCATCACAAAAGGGGGGTCCACTCTGTGTGTGGCTCCTGGGcggctgaagggcagggcagtgACCGACATCCCCGACCACCACTGCGTTGCTCCGTCCGTGCAGCTCACCTACCTCTCCAACCTGGACAACACCGTTGCGTACGATGGCCTCACCCTGACGCTGCACTGCAGCGTGGCGGGCAGCCCCCCGCCGGAGATCAGGTGGAAGATCCAGACCTCCAGCCGCCGCGTTGAGATCAACGGGCCCAACGTGGCGCGGGACGGAAACGTCAAGCAGAGCCAAGAGCGCTTCTGGGTCTTCAAGAATGGCACCATGGCCATCCCCAACTTCAGCAAGGAGGATGAAGGCACCTACACCTGCCTTGCTGTCAATGATGTGGGCATGCGGGATGTCTCGGTCAACGTGGCTTTGGCTGGGTCAGAGAATCCAGCTGAAGACCTGCTGCGAGATGACCCCTTAGCCAGCCACCTTGGGGGTCAGAGCTGCTACAAGGGGGATGAAATGGATCCCTCCGGTGCCGGAGAAAAGCTGGTGATCGTTTACCACATGCCGAGGGAGTcgaagggcagggctggaggaacGGTGCCCCAGGTCCCCCTGGGGACCCTCCTGCTGGCTTTGGGCATTGCGCTCTGCCGTTAA